Sequence from the Carassius gibelio isolate Cgi1373 ecotype wild population from Czech Republic chromosome A7, carGib1.2-hapl.c, whole genome shotgun sequence genome:
AAATGCATAACAATATGTTAAACTGTGAAGTGTTTCTTCTCATGCAAGCAGTTTGTGTTTGACATCAACATTTGCTGCAGTGTAacatataatgatttattttaaataaaataaaatactattttattaataaactaacTCGAACTAAAGCTTTTACACAAGCTTAATACCTTGATTTGAAGAATGAGATGCAATAGATCAtaggtctcaaactcaattcctggagggccacagctcttcACAGTTTTGCTCCCACCCTAATCAAACTCACCTGATCCaggtaattaaggtcttcaggattactagaaacttccaagcaggtgtgatttggagctggttggagctaaactctgcagagctgtggccctctaGGAATTCAGTTTGAGACCACTGCAATAAAAGATCTTTCGGTATCTGAATTTCAGGATTTACAAGTTAAACTGCATGTGTACTGTATGCATATTTACCTTTGAGTTGTCTTTGAGTAGTTTTTGTGAATGAAAGAGTCTGGAAGAGTCTGAGCTGAAGATCAGAAAGTGTCTGATATTTATTGGCTTGAAGAAGAAAGCTGGGTGTGAACACGTATCACGAGCACATTTCCTGCCGTCAAGCTAGATTtagcatgtgtttgtttgtgtgtttgtgtgtgtgaatatatgtatatattttgaagtgcaataaaataaacaatttaatgtgtattttggatgattgtttttttttttctagtctgaaacaacattttgtgaaatgctttttcctgtagtgtcttgccttaGGGAACGATGCTGtcaaaaacactaaacaaaaaagcaactgtaatgataaaatctccatattcatccggaagaaggaggcgggaactggcggacaatcaaaatgaaactttaataatcacaaaataaacacaaaacagcacatcagcccctcacggacgactggtgcgcacaaataaaaaccaaaacacaactaaaagcccaggcctggtcctctctcgtccttcactatggtcgctccagttttatatccttccatctcctacgtgggactcgagactggcggtggggcgcaggtgtcgctgatttcccaatcattccgccggcctcactccttgttcccacgccctcggtcccgccccactcgccacagcaaCATATTTAGACTCCCACTGCTCTTTTGAATTTTGTAGGACTGAAATATGCCACATAAATACTGAAGTTGAAAAAAATGTCCTGCCGTCTcaggaaaaaaaggtacaaaactgtcACTGGGTGATACCTTTTCAAAATGTACACTTTTGGaacttttaggtactaatatgtaactTTAAGGTACCAGTATAgactctttaggtacaaaggtgtgtTTTTGAAAAAGGTACTGCTCCAGTGACAAATTATGTACCTTTTTATCTGAGTGTGGGATCACATGTAGCTAACGTTGATGCTCACTCTTGGGAAAACAACAATGTGTAAACAATATGCATGTTAACATTTTAGTGTCAAAAATAATTTAGTATCTATATGTCCATTAGATTGAATAGACCAATTTAATTAGAACTTTAACAGTTCACCAGTTTTGACAGAAGAATCGATATGTGAGTTTTTAATCATACGCTCAAAAAGATTCTGTTTTGGATTAAACTTTGTACATAGGCACAGTGAAGTCATCACAAGGTTTCTATAAACTCAGAAAATTCTGGAAGCACAGCACTATTAAGTTTAATTGAGCAGAAACAACCTACAgatcattatatcattatatgtGGAAATGATGCGGCTAGTcacgcaacaaaaaaaaaaaaaaaaggaaaccagTGTTGAACAAGTTACGCCCAAATGCTGACTTTCGGAAAACATGTTTATATACTTGTTTAAAACTCCTGCCTATaagtatattaaaacaaaacCAGTTGAAATCAAATACAGTATGAATCCAGTGCAGGCTGCACTTAATGTCAAATCAGCTTTGAATAAGTAGCCTGGCTGTACTATAATGTAAAGaagatgctaaaaacatgctgatttgaataaaaaaataaagactatCACTACCTACAAAAGAAAGAATGCAAAAGATATAAATTACAGgcagctgtttttattttcttgtctgcttgtgtgtgtgtgtgtgtgtgtttgtgtgtgtggaggaaGCGGAGTGTTTTCTTTATCTCTGTGTTATTCTGAACGTATAAACTGTTTCTAGGAACTGCTTAAATTCACTAGTTTGTTTACTTGATTGTGCAATGCTGTAACTTATGCCAAAAGTTATTATTAAAGCACCCAGTAATGATGTGAAACATGTCTAGAGCATATAATGTGAATAAACCTGTCTTCATCAGCTCACCTTTTTGCATAAACAATGATAAATCATAACCATAATCATAATAAATGTGCATATCAGCGGCTCAGAGGTCTTCGGTCCGAGTGAAAACGGTTTCCTAAGTTCAGTGACAGTTCCTACAAAGAACTGTAGAAAATACCAAAGAATACAACTCTGTATAACACCATTGAATTAAATTACACCACACATTTTAATTATaggataataaaatataaaaataacgaCAAAGATGCACATTACAAATATGTTGTTGAAGCATGTCCCAAATAACAAATGAACTGCCCAAAACTGACTTATTTAATCTACAGCCGCTATTTAGATTGAAAGGAAGAAATCTCTCAAGTAAAATCCTATATGTGGGAATCAGAAGGTTAATATGACAAACTAAATctgtgctgcattttttttttctctgacagGAAGAGCCTTTTCATCACATACAGGTAACTTGTATGTGTTACCTTTTTAATCAGCTCCTCAGAAAAAGTGCCAGTTACTTTAAAAAGCTAGTACTTAAGGTAACACAGGCTCAAACTAAAAATTCAAATTTGTTTCTTAGGCAGATGAAACAAATATGTTAACCCTTGAGCTTGCACCAGAAAAGCAAGTGGTTCAGTCTCCATGAAAAGTAGTGTTTTTAGAGGGATTGCAGCCATTACTGTTCATGATATTTTTCTTTATCCTCCTTTGTAATAGTATTTCTTACAGGTGTGTGTCATGCCGATCTTAAGATGTATGGACAGCTCTGGGGATGTCTCTGGCTCAGTTCAGCTTCCTCGTATACATTGCATGGAGGATGAAGAAGCTGCGGAGGCCTTGGTTCTTCGTTCATTGAGGATGatcttgtatgtttgtttgtacaTGTATGCAGGACATGCATGCATTTCTAGAGAATGAGGTGGTCAACTTAGATCTCAGAATCTTCTGTCAAACACAAAGTTGAAAtacatagtttatttttatttataatgtaaactcaTTAGATAATAGTAAGAGTAAAGTCtgtaatctttaatttattttatatattacatttatttaataacagcaaatataaaataacccacatttataaactataaaataacCCACATTTTTTCACGtcatgcttttatgttttatttgtatttattaaaatcaacaaTCAGCAACTGCCTTGAATTATTTTCTGATATGTGAGTTCTGAAAGCATATTAACATTGAGTGAGTAGCAGACTTGTCTTGTTAATCAATGGTTTAacaattaatttgtatatatttcagGTATATACATTTACACTGTGAATGATCAAGTCACACACTTGTCTGCACAGAAACCAAGCAATACCAACAAACAAAGTTACAATCATACGCAAATACAAAATTTTCCCAGAGACAGATTTTTTTACTGGCATTTCGAAACTGTTCCAAAGAAATGGTAATGTGACTTGTGtatgttttcagtgttttcacaaaatactaaacgtaatatataaagtataatgcattaatatgtaaaatacttaaatgtaataaagaatacaaaCATTTAAGATCAATGGCAGGGTACAAATAATAAGTCAAGTTACaggattgttattttattattattattattattttttataagggCCTATATCTTCCTCGTTTGTGATACTCTCCTAGGTTTGTTTTCACATTAAACCCATTCGGTTCCTGCAAACACTTAATTTGTTTAGGGTATGTGCAGTGTAAATTAGCTGTTAAAAGTTGTTTACTTCTAACAAAAAATGGctgtttattacaattattttttgtattattccaAACAAAAACTCATTCTAAAGTTGTCGTTGTTTTCGCCCCTTGTGTAGTTTCGGTTTCGTTTTGAGTGTTTTTATCTCACTGCATCGCCTCGAATAAATGACCTGCACTAATTACTAACGCAAACTGAAGAGTGAACAAAACATCTTCACATTACAGAAGCAAAACCTTGCTGCAGTCCTGATCGAAGCTCTTCTGTGTTTTGCATAATGTCAAGTCACGTTTATTATAGTGATGCAgattgtcaaagcagctttacagagaaTCAAGCCAAAGACGACAgcggcaagaaaaaaaaaaaaaaaaaaagcatgcaataaaaaaaaaaacataaaacattttttttattcgacAACGCAGAGCAAGAGCAGTGTTTGTAGTTTACATGTAAATGCATACCAAAAATTAGACATTAAATTCTATACCGTCTATATCCCAGGAATAGTCAGAGCAAGTcaagttttgttatatttagttGGGCTGATTTGCTATTCTTTCTATTGTTTTAGTCACTTCATCCATCACATTGTCTAACTGAACCATTTCTATCCACATCTGCTGGAGTACCATTCTCTCTGGCAGAACTCTGATGAACTGAGCTCCTAACAAACATGATGTCTGAGACTTTATCTGTGCAGCCAACACACTAATGTCATAGATCTGAATGAAACGCACTACTTCACTGGCAGATGAAAAATACTGACTTAAATACCCAACATCACGGCCTGGGTAACTGAGGTCTCTCAATATTTCAGAAACGTGCTGACTGATCTCATTCATCTTGTCCATCATAGGGGTGATTTTATGCTGAAATGCCCTCAGTTCAGCTTCAGTGTCTTGTATTAAGTTTGCCTGCAGGCTCATGATCTTCTTGTTGCAGGTTTTCTCACCGATTACAGCGGCTGACACCAcagctgctcctgctcctgcgaTGAGAGCAGAAATGCCCTGATGAACTGGAGCTAAAACTAACCCCAAACCCATCATCAATCCTCCAGCTACTTCTGCATGTGATGCGTGTGTAATGGCTCCAGTGGCACGTCTGAAATCTTCTTCAAATGTCCTGATGATAAGACACACTCTCTGCATGCGTCTCTGGGTGAGAGGGAAATCTCTCAGATAGAGTGCAACCAATTCTTTTTCCAGCTGATTGAAAACAGATCTAGAGAGGGAAACGATTCAAGTGTATGACATGCATTTCTATTACCATCACTGCTGATATCcagattaaactattttaatactATTGTTTGTGCAATATGTGTGAACACAAGTTTAGCTCATAAAACAACTGATTAATAATGcagtaaacacttttttttttctttaaacactcAATAATTCTGATTCAAGTGAGTAATGCATAAAGACATTCTCTTACAGCATTTTAGGATGTCGCTCTTCCGATGACGTTTGCGTTCTTTCCTCTTTATTTCCCTTGCAGTGACTCTACAACACATCATCAGAGAGATATCGTCAGTGCACGCGCTGGACACAAGTCATGTGATTCGGGATGCACACACAAGTTGCTTCATGTGTTTCAACTGTCCCTCACTTCCAACTGCACATAacgatgaaaataataataataataataataatataaacgtGTTTAACTAAAACTACCTCTCGCTGCTATAATTCTCTTATTAACATCTGAAAGTCAGTGATCCGTGAACTCAACCATCTGCGATCGTCTTCCGCTTCTGCTTGAACCGCACttcaaaataaagttattttttttattagcaaattgCACTTATCAGCATTattgccatcaaaataaaagtctctagTGAAACAGTAACTTAAAGCGGGGtaaacaaataacatttgaaaacatAACAAACCTAAAACTAACATTAAGAAAATATAGAATAAAGATTAGCtagaaataaactatatttatataaaaatacactggaataaaactactaaaataaataaatgaataaaaagaaaggtCATGAATGAATGCGCTGGTAAATCTGTTAAGTTTATGTGAATACACTAATGATATTTCCTTTCAACCTTAATCCAAATGCAATGCACTATTTGAAATagctacatgtaaaaaaaaagaattataaaaaaaaaaaaaaaaatacaatactgaAAAATCCTTTAATTTAacaatttggcttttttttttttttttacagaccctacagaatataaataacatattgtTACATGTACAGTTTGCCTTTAGAAATACTTTTCTGCTCATTGCAGGATCACATTTACTCTGAATTAGCttgattttaatacatttttatagttcATCTGAACGTTTTGACTTGCCTTCAAAGACTGCTCTATATTGCATTGGTAATGTTGAAGGCAAAACCTGTTAAAATCAGAGATTATCTGAAGAAGACAGCTACCCACAGTGGGCTTCAGAAATATTGGCATCCTTAGTAAAGATGAGACGATAGAAAAATGTGGCAACCTTATAACATTTTGTGGATATATAAATCCTGACATATTTGGTGACCACAATACCAAACTAGCATCTGCAGTTCTCTGACTGTGATTCTAGTTTTCTATCATGAAGACACATTTCTTGATGAAACATCAGGACCCTTAGATTAACCCCATGAACCCataagccatcctaggtgtatatgacttcctTCTTTTAGACGAATAAAGTCAGAGTTATAGTTATTAAATAATGTCAAGGCTCTTatacatattacaaaaataatttgtgcaaaacctattgtctaaaaacaaagcaaaaacaaatagaaatacACGAAAGAAACCCACAGCAGGGAAATGAGCAGCTCCCGTCACCTGGTTTTGAGCGTCATCTGGAGAACAGCAGTGGTGAAGCATCctcaaatacacatacacatctCGATACAAGTACATACATTACATTTCCATGCATGTCATATCGAgcgaaaaacatt
This genomic interval carries:
- the LOC128017812 gene encoding uncharacterized protein LOC128017812; translation: MLSVFNQLEKELVALYLRDFPLTQRRMQRVCLIIRTFEEDFRRATGAITHASHAEVAGGLMMGLGLVLAPVHQGISALIAGAGAAVVSAAVIGEKTCNKKIMSLQANLIQDTEAELRAFQHKITPMMDKMNEISQHVSEILRDLSYPGRDVGYLSQYFSSASEVVRFIQIYDISVLAAQIKSQTSCLLGAQFIRVLPERMVLQQMWIEMVQLDNVMDEVTKTIERIANQPN